A genomic region of Alistipes megaguti contains the following coding sequences:
- a CDS encoding nucleoside hydrolase → MKRILIFTLLSLSVACGPQTPKQADEPQRIIFDTDLGNDIDDVLALQMLLNYQKEGKIDLLGITLCKANPATIAFTDGFCRFNGFEEIPLGYAYHGVTPEDGTYLLPTLEASNNGKPLLQPARTIDSALPEGYKLLRQLLAAQPDGSVVLIAVGPLTNIGNLLVSPGDEISPLSGRELVAAKVSRMVTMAGLFSDEFDFPEYNVVCDLEAAHRTFESCPVPLTTTGWEVGNRLLYPHESILRDFGDPQAHPLAVAYCHYMEMPYDRQTWDLTAVLEAVEPGQWFGTSEQGTIRIAEDGRSSFEPSENGRQNYLTIPQERVAATLGALVARTTRKPIENQKP, encoded by the coding sequence ATGAAACGGATTCTGATCTTCACCCTGTTGTCCCTGAGTGTCGCCTGCGGCCCGCAGACGCCCAAACAGGCCGACGAACCGCAACGGATCATCTTCGACACGGACCTGGGCAACGACATCGACGATGTCCTTGCCCTGCAGATGCTGCTCAACTACCAGAAAGAGGGCAAAATCGATCTGCTGGGCATCACGCTCTGCAAGGCCAACCCGGCCACGATCGCCTTCACCGACGGCTTCTGCCGCTTCAACGGGTTCGAGGAGATCCCGCTGGGATATGCCTATCACGGAGTCACCCCCGAAGACGGCACCTACCTGCTGCCCACGCTCGAGGCCTCGAACAATGGAAAACCGCTTCTGCAACCCGCCCGGACCATCGACAGCGCCCTCCCCGAAGGATACAAGCTGCTGCGGCAGCTGTTGGCCGCACAACCCGACGGATCGGTCGTACTGATTGCCGTAGGCCCGCTGACCAACATCGGCAACCTGCTTGTCAGCCCGGGCGACGAGATCTCGCCGCTCTCGGGGCGCGAACTGGTCGCCGCCAAGGTCAGCCGCATGGTCACCATGGCCGGACTGTTCAGCGATGAGTTCGATTTCCCGGAGTACAACGTCGTCTGTGATCTCGAGGCGGCTCACCGCACCTTCGAGTCGTGCCCCGTGCCCCTAACGACCACCGGCTGGGAGGTCGGCAACCGGCTGCTCTATCCTCACGAGAGCATTCTTCGCGATTTCGGAGACCCGCAGGCACATCCCCTTGCGGTGGCCTACTGCCACTACATGGAGATGCCCTACGACCGTCAGACCTGGGATCTGACGGCCGTCCTCGAGGCCGTGGAGCCCGGTCAATGGTTCGGGACCTCGGAGCAGGGGACAATCCGCATCGCCGAAGACGGAAGAAGTTCGTTCGAACCCTCCGAAAACGGACGGCAGAATTACCTGACCATCCCTCAGGAGAGAGTGGCCGCCACGCTCGGAGCGCTGGTAGCTCGAACCACAAGAAAACCGATTGAAAATCAGAAGCCATGA
- a CDS encoding glycoside hydrolase family 97 protein produces the protein MIRNRLLTATAALLVLLPVSAREHRVASVESPDGSNTVNLLYDGECLRYEVFRRGERILAPSPLAMTVDGRTWGSDARPRKITRREVDRTEHFVVARKYPSVRDNFREVQLHYADYRIEVRAYADGVAYRFVGTSPVEGSVEHERVSYEFAGDYPSFTLLTRNLQNWFEENYTERPLSRLPADSISIAPVLVRVGEYNVLLAEASLYNYPGLYLRPTGAGFEGVQAAYPRKEEFFDGTNKIYATEREPYLVKCRLDRAFPWRVTGLFDNDAAILGSELIYLLSEKSAEDYSWIRPGKVLWDWWNHNNIYGVDFKAGINTQTYCYMIDFAAEHGIEYLLIDEGWSARDDLLTLNPEVDMPAICRHAADKGVGVLLWAKWINVDRQLDEAFERMKSWGVKGVKIDFMDRNDAKMVNFYERVARKARECRFLVDFHGSYPNEGMRAKYPLLMTREGVVGLEYNKWSDRATPRHDLIIPFLRMWVGPMDYTPGAMLNAQKESFRINAVEPMSQGTRVHQLAMYVVYESPLQMLSDSPTKYLENPQCFEFLKQVPTVWDETRPLFGRIGEYIGIARRSGERWFVGIMGGNDPRQLRLDLSFLGPGSYLMTAFRDGMNADVNGKDFSRTVEEVDSSRQIPVRLAPGGGFSAVITPKQTSHPKN, from the coding sequence ATGATACGGAATCGATTGCTGACTGCAACGGCAGCCCTGCTCGTATTGCTCCCGGTCTCGGCCAGGGAGCACCGCGTGGCAAGCGTGGAGTCGCCCGACGGTAGCAACACGGTCAATCTCCTCTACGACGGAGAGTGCCTCCGCTACGAGGTGTTCCGCCGCGGAGAACGGATTCTGGCCCCGTCGCCGCTCGCCATGACGGTCGACGGCCGGACGTGGGGCTCCGACGCCCGCCCACGAAAGATCACGCGCCGGGAGGTCGATCGTACGGAGCACTTCGTCGTGGCCCGGAAATACCCCTCCGTGCGCGACAACTTCCGGGAAGTGCAACTGCATTATGCGGATTACCGGATCGAAGTGCGCGCCTACGCCGACGGTGTTGCCTACCGGTTCGTCGGAACCAGTCCCGTCGAGGGATCCGTCGAACACGAACGGGTGAGCTACGAATTTGCCGGAGACTACCCCTCCTTCACGCTGTTGACCCGCAATCTGCAGAACTGGTTCGAAGAGAATTACACCGAAAGGCCGTTGAGCCGTCTGCCCGCCGACAGCATCTCGATAGCTCCGGTTCTGGTGCGCGTCGGGGAGTACAACGTACTGCTGGCCGAAGCCAGTCTCTACAACTATCCGGGACTCTATCTGCGCCCCACGGGAGCGGGATTCGAAGGGGTTCAGGCGGCTTATCCCCGCAAGGAGGAGTTTTTCGACGGCACGAACAAGATCTACGCAACCGAACGCGAACCCTATCTGGTGAAATGCCGTCTCGACCGCGCATTCCCGTGGCGCGTGACGGGACTCTTCGACAATGATGCGGCGATCCTCGGCAGCGAACTGATCTATCTGCTCTCGGAGAAGAGTGCGGAGGATTATTCGTGGATACGTCCCGGCAAGGTCCTCTGGGACTGGTGGAACCACAACAACATCTATGGCGTGGACTTCAAGGCCGGAATCAATACGCAGACCTACTGCTACATGATCGACTTCGCCGCCGAACACGGCATCGAATACCTGCTCATCGACGAGGGATGGTCGGCCCGCGACGATCTGTTGACCCTCAACCCCGAAGTGGACATGCCCGCGATCTGCCGCCATGCCGCCGACAAAGGGGTCGGAGTCCTGCTCTGGGCCAAGTGGATCAACGTCGACCGACAGCTCGACGAAGCCTTCGAACGCATGAAATCGTGGGGCGTCAAGGGGGTGAAGATCGACTTCATGGACCGCAATGATGCCAAGATGGTCAATTTCTACGAGCGTGTGGCCCGCAAGGCCCGGGAGTGCCGGTTCCTGGTCGACTTCCACGGATCCTATCCCAACGAGGGCATGCGGGCGAAATACCCGCTGCTGATGACCCGCGAGGGGGTCGTGGGGCTCGAATACAACAAATGGAGCGATCGGGCCACACCGCGACATGACCTGATCATCCCCTTCCTCCGCATGTGGGTCGGACCGATGGACTACACCCCGGGCGCCATGCTCAACGCCCAGAAGGAGTCGTTCCGCATCAACGCCGTGGAGCCCATGAGCCAGGGAACCCGCGTCCATCAGCTGGCCATGTACGTCGTCTACGAAAGCCCGCTCCAGATGCTCTCGGACAGTCCGACCAAGTACCTCGAAAATCCGCAATGCTTCGAGTTCCTCAAACAGGTCCCGACCGTCTGGGACGAAACCCGTCCGTTGTTCGGCCGGATCGGCGAATACATCGGCATTGCCCGTCGCAGCGGCGAGCGGTGGTTCGTCGGGATTATGGGTGGGAACGACCCCCGGCAACTCCGCCTCGACCTCTCGTTCCTCGGACCGGGAAGTTACCTCATGACCGCCTTCCGCGACGGGATGAATGCCGATGTCAACGGCAAGGACTTCAGCCGCACGGTCGAAGAGGTGGACTCCTCGCGGCAGATCCCCGTCCGGCTGGCTCCCGGAGGCGGCTTCTCGGCCGTCATCACCCCCAAACAGACCTCTCATCCTAAAAACTGA